The following proteins are encoded in a genomic region of Zea mays cultivar B73 chromosome 9, Zm-B73-REFERENCE-NAM-5.0, whole genome shotgun sequence:
- the LOC118473462 gene encoding uncharacterized protein, with protein sequence MDLHPSPSPPGLVSNSRYPKYPFYPKYLAPSIQSPGRALGNSDTAHGPRAHDPVSKLRNLATLAIPVQRRLWAAALSSLSSGGRRLALSLSPLSSARSKTISPCLRSPAQGARQAASKTVAEGAVRRAGAGDGDGDSGSPIVVTDARQEVTVSQFVAQLDEAARRRLNSMHQATTEQPDLNKPKL encoded by the exons ATGGACCTCCATCCATCCCCTTCCCCCCCTGGACTGGTCAG TAACTCGCGGTACCCGAAGTACCCATTCTACCCGAAATACCTAGCACCGTCCATTCAGTCACCAGGTCGAGCGCTAGGCAACAGCGACACAGCCCACGGGCCACGAGCCCACGACCCAGTTAGCAAACTACGAAACCTGGCAACCCTAGCTATCCCTGTCCAGCGGCGGCTGTGGGCTGCGGCTCTCTCGTCCCTGTCCAGCGGCGGCCGGCGGCTGGCTCTCTCCCTGTCTCCACTCTCCAGCGCAAGGAGCAAGACAATCTCTCCCTGCCTCCGCTCTCCAGCGCAAGGAGCAAGACAGGCAGCCAGCAAGACAGTCGCGGAGGGTGCCGTCCGCAGAGCCGGAGCCGGAGACGGAGACGGCGACAGCGGCAGCCCCATCGTCGTCACCGATGCCAGGCAGGAGGTCACCGTCTCGCAGTTCGTCGCACAGCTAG ATGAGGCAGCCCGGCGGAGGCTGAACAGCATGCACCAGGCAACAACGGAGCAACCAGACCTTAACAAACCGAAGTTGTGA
- the LOC100281928 gene encoding D-3-phosphoglycerate dehydrogenase 1, chloroplastic: MALATPLRLRRHLLLPAGPSPATHRALSLRRGRLLPASLSAAAGGRPTVLVTETLGSAGLDLLRAFANVDCSYELTAEELRAKVSLVDALVVRSGTQVTREVFEAARGRLRVVGRAGVGIDNVDLQAATEAGCLVVNAPTANTVAAAEHAVALLAAVARNIAPADASLKAGKWQRGKYVGVTLVGKTLAVMGFGKVGPEVARRARGLGMDVVAHDPYAAADRARAVGVDLVSFDEAISTADFISLHMPLTPSTAKLFNDETFARMRKGVRIINVSRGGVVDEEALLRALDNGTVSQAALDVFTEEPPPRDSKLVQHENVTVTPHLGASTIEAQEGVALEIAEAVIGALRGDLAATAVNAPMVPAEVLSELSPYVVLAEKLGRLVVQLVAVGSGIKGVRVVYSSARDPDDLDTRLLRAMVTKGIVEPISSAFVNIVNADYVAKQRGLRIVEERVFLDGPPEVPLDSIQVHLANVESKFAGALSDAGHICVEGKVRDGGASHLTLVGSLSVDVSLEGNLILCGQLDHPGIIGRVGSILGKMNVNVSFMSVSRTAPGKQAIMAIGVDEEPGKEALKLIGDTPSVEEFVFLKL, translated from the exons ATGGCCTTGGCGACGCCGCTGcggctccgccgccacctcctcctcCCCGCCGGGCCGTCCCCGGCGACCCACCGCGCCCTGTCGCTGCGGCGGGGCCGCCTCCTCCCCGCAAGCCTGTCCGCCGCAGCGGGCGGGCGGCCGACGGTGCTGGTGACGGAGACGCTGGGTTCCGCGGGGCTGGACCTGCTGCGCGCCTTCGCCAACGTGGACTGCTCCTACGAGCTGACGGCGGAGGAGCTCCGCGCCAAGGTGTCGCTCGTGGACGCGCTGGTGGTGCGCAGCGGGACGCAGGTGACGCGGGAGGTGTTCGAGGCCGCGCGCGGCAGGCTCCGTGTCGTCGGGCGCGCCGGGGTCGGCATCGACAATGTGGACCTCCAGGCGGCCACCGAGGCCGGATGCCTAGTCGTCAACGCGCCCACCGCCAAcaccgtcgccgccgccgagcacgccGTCGCGCTCCTCGCCGCCGTGGCGCGCAATATcgcgccggccgacgcgtcgctCAAGGCCG GCAAATGGCAGCGGGGCAAGTATGTTGGCGTTACCTTGGTGGGCAAGACGCTAGCTGTCATGGGTTTCGGCAAGGTCGGTCCAGAGGTGGCTCGACGCGCGAGAGGACTCGGGATGGACGTCGTCGCCCACGACCCATACGCTGCCGCCGATCGAGCCCGGGCGGTCGGCGTCGACCTGGTGTCGTTTGACGAGGCCATCTCCACGGCGGACTTCATATCGCTGCACATGCCTCTGACCCCGTCGACGGCGAAGCTTTTCAACGACGAGACTTTCGCGAGGATGAGGAAGGGCGTCAGGATCATCAACGTTTCGCGGGGCGGAGTCGTCGACGAGGAAGCGTTGCTGAGGGCACTTGACAACGGAACAGTTTCCCAG GCTGCGCTCGATGTATTTACTGAGGAGCCACCGCCAAGAGACAGCAAGCTAGTGCAGCATGAGAATGTCACTGTCACACCACACCTTGGGGCTAGCACAATAGAAGCGCAG GAAGGTGTAGCCCTCGAAATTGCAGAGGCTGTTATCGGTGCACTGCGAGGAGACCTGGCTGCCACGGCTGTCAACGCCCCGATGGTCCCTGCCGAG GTTCTATCCGAGTTATCTCCATACGTTGTCCTTGCGGAGAAGCTGGGCCGGCTGGTGGTGCAGCTGGTGGCCGTTGGCAGCGGGATCAAAGGCGTCAGGGTGGTCTACTCGTCCGCCAGAGACCCTGACGACCTGGACACGAGACTCCTCCGCGCCATGGTCACCAAGGGCATCGTGGAGCCGATCTCGAGCGCCTTCGTCAACATCGTCAACGCGGACTACGTCGCGAAGCAGCGAGGCCTCAGGATCGTGGAGGAGAGGGTCTTCCTCGACGGCCCGCCCGAGGTCCCGCTCGACTCCATCCAGGTCCATCTCGCCAACGTGGAGTCCAAGTTCGCCGGAGCCCTGTCCGACGCGGGCCACATCTGCGTGGAGGGCAAGGTCAGGGACGGCGGCGCGTCGCACCTCACGCTCGTCGGGTCCTTGAGCGTCGACGTTAGCCTTGAGGGCAACCTGATACTGTGCGGCCAGCTCGACCACCCGGGCATCATTGGGAGAGTGGGGTCGATCCTGGGAAAGATGAACGTGAACGTGAGCTTTATGAGCGTCAGTAGGACTGCTCCCGGGAAGCAGGCGATAATGGCCATTGGAGTCGACGAGGAGCCTGGGAAGGAAGCTCTCAAATTGATCGGTGACACGCCGTCTGTTGAGGAGTTTGTCTTTCTTAAGCTATAG
- the LOC100281928 gene encoding D-3-phosphoglycerate dehydrogenase 1, chloroplastic isoform X1: MALATPLRLRRHLLLPAGPSPATHRALSLRRGRLLPASLSAAAGGRPTVLVTETLGSAGLDLLRAFANVDCSYELTAEELRAKVSLVDALVVRSGTQVTREVFEAARGRLRVVGRAGVGIDNVDLQAATEAGCLVVNAPTANTVAAAEHAVALLAAVARNIAPADASLKAGKWQRGKYVGVTLVGKTLAVMGFGKVGPEVARRARGLGMDVVAHDPYAAADRARAVGVDLVSFDEAISTADFISLHMPLTPSTAKLFNDETFARMRKGVRIINVSRGGVVDEEALLRALDNGTVSQAALDVFTEEPPPRDSKLVQHENVTVTPHLGASTIEAQEGVALEIAEAVIGALRGDLAATAVNAPMVPAECIASHRFYPSYLHTLSLRRSWAGWWCSWWPLAAGSKASGWSTRPPETLTTWTRDSSAPWSPRASWSRSRAPSSTSSTRTTSRSSEASGSWRRGSSSTARPRSRSTPSRSISPTWSPSSPEPCPTRATSAWRARSGTAARRTSRSSGP; encoded by the exons ATGGCCTTGGCGACGCCGCTGcggctccgccgccacctcctcctcCCCGCCGGGCCGTCCCCGGCGACCCACCGCGCCCTGTCGCTGCGGCGGGGCCGCCTCCTCCCCGCAAGCCTGTCCGCCGCAGCGGGCGGGCGGCCGACGGTGCTGGTGACGGAGACGCTGGGTTCCGCGGGGCTGGACCTGCTGCGCGCCTTCGCCAACGTGGACTGCTCCTACGAGCTGACGGCGGAGGAGCTCCGCGCCAAGGTGTCGCTCGTGGACGCGCTGGTGGTGCGCAGCGGGACGCAGGTGACGCGGGAGGTGTTCGAGGCCGCGCGCGGCAGGCTCCGTGTCGTCGGGCGCGCCGGGGTCGGCATCGACAATGTGGACCTCCAGGCGGCCACCGAGGCCGGATGCCTAGTCGTCAACGCGCCCACCGCCAAcaccgtcgccgccgccgagcacgccGTCGCGCTCCTCGCCGCCGTGGCGCGCAATATcgcgccggccgacgcgtcgctCAAGGCCG GCAAATGGCAGCGGGGCAAGTATGTTGGCGTTACCTTGGTGGGCAAGACGCTAGCTGTCATGGGTTTCGGCAAGGTCGGTCCAGAGGTGGCTCGACGCGCGAGAGGACTCGGGATGGACGTCGTCGCCCACGACCCATACGCTGCCGCCGATCGAGCCCGGGCGGTCGGCGTCGACCTGGTGTCGTTTGACGAGGCCATCTCCACGGCGGACTTCATATCGCTGCACATGCCTCTGACCCCGTCGACGGCGAAGCTTTTCAACGACGAGACTTTCGCGAGGATGAGGAAGGGCGTCAGGATCATCAACGTTTCGCGGGGCGGAGTCGTCGACGAGGAAGCGTTGCTGAGGGCACTTGACAACGGAACAGTTTCCCAG GCTGCGCTCGATGTATTTACTGAGGAGCCACCGCCAAGAGACAGCAAGCTAGTGCAGCATGAGAATGTCACTGTCACACCACACCTTGGGGCTAGCACAATAGAAGCGCAG GAAGGTGTAGCCCTCGAAATTGCAGAGGCTGTTATCGGTGCACTGCGAGGAGACCTGGCTGCCACGGCTGTCAACGCCCCGATGGTCCCTGCCGAG TGCATCGCTTCCCACAGGTTCTATCCGAGTTATCTCCATACGTTGTCCTTGCGGAGAAGCTGGGCCGGCTGGTGGTGCAGCTGGTGGCCGTTGGCAGCGGGATCAAAGGCGTCAGGGTGGTCTACTCGTCCGCCAGAGACCCTGACGACCTGGACACGAGACTCCTCCGCGCCATGGTCACCAAGGGCATCGTGGAGCCGATCTCGAGCGCCTTCGTCAACATCGTCAACGCGGACTACGTCGCGAAGCAGCGAGGCCTCAGGATCGTGGAGGAGAGGGTCTTCCTCGACGGCCCGCCCGAGGTCCCGCTCGACTCCATCCAGGTCCATCTCGCCAACGTGGAGTCCAAGTTCGCCGGAGCCCTGTCCGACGCGGGCCACATCTGCGTGGAGGGCAAGGTCAGGGACGGCGGCGCGTCGCACCTCACGCTCGTCGGGTCCTTGA